A genomic stretch from Sphingomonas faeni includes:
- a CDS encoding K+/H+ antiporter subunit F, translated as MLWRCCSNGWRLLKGPALGDRIVALDTMVINAIALIVLVGMIGGTATFFEVALLLAMVGFVSTIAYCKFILRGDIVE; from the coding sequence TTGCTTTGGCGCTGCTGTTCAAATGGCTGGCGCCTGCTCAAGGGGCCCGCGCTTGGCGACCGCATTGTTGCGCTCGACACCATGGTCATCAACGCGATCGCGCTGATCGTGCTGGTCGGCATGATCGGGGGCACCGCGACCTTTTTCGAAGTGGCGTTGCTGCTGGCGATGGTCGGGTTCGTCAGCACGATCGCTTACTGCAAGTTCATCCTTCGCGGGGATATCGTCGAATGA
- a CDS encoding Na+/H+ antiporter subunit E has translation MMKRILPHPALSIMLLVVWLLMANDITVGGVLLGALLGIVLPKFTEPFWPDRPRVRFGRALLGYCLVVLADIVIANFQIAWLILFRRNRDLRSRWLVVPVALTTPEAITVLAATISLTPGTVSSDVSADGRSLLVHALDVGDETAEIARLKSRYEARLQRIFA, from the coding sequence ATGATGAAGCGCATCCTGCCGCATCCCGCGCTCTCGATCATGCTGCTGGTCGTCTGGCTGCTGATGGCGAACGACATCACCGTCGGTGGCGTCCTGCTCGGCGCGCTCCTGGGGATTGTCCTTCCCAAGTTCACCGAGCCGTTCTGGCCGGATCGCCCGCGCGTTCGCTTTGGTCGTGCGCTGCTTGGCTATTGCCTCGTCGTCCTGGCCGATATCGTCATCGCCAACTTTCAGATCGCGTGGCTGATCCTGTTTAGGCGTAACCGCGATCTGCGATCGCGCTGGCTGGTCGTTCCTGTCGCGCTCACGACGCCCGAGGCGATCACGGTCTTGGCGGCGACCATCAGCCTGACGCCGGGTACGGTGTCGTCCGACGTCTCCGCCGACGGTCGATCGCTCCTCGTCCACGCGCTCGACGTTGGTGACGAAACAGCCGAAATCGCGCGGCTCAAGAGCCGCTACGAAGCGCGTCTGCAAAGGATTTTCGCATGA
- a CDS encoding Na+/H+ antiporter subunit G: protein MSVVVDIVVSALILLGAGFVLIGSWGLVRLPSTMERLHGPTKATTLGLGSLLLASVVYFQARLGIWTAHELLISLFLFITAPISANMIAKVHLHRVRIGAIEEPDSVAGLPPRPADEGDWATFEAPKRDTPASTANT from the coding sequence ATGAGCGTGGTCGTCGATATCGTCGTCTCAGCGCTGATCCTGCTCGGTGCGGGCTTCGTCCTGATCGGAAGCTGGGGGCTTGTTCGCCTGCCGTCGACGATGGAGCGGCTGCACGGTCCGACCAAGGCCACTACGCTGGGCCTCGGCTCCCTACTGCTAGCCTCGGTCGTCTATTTCCAGGCGCGATTGGGGATATGGACCGCGCACGAGCTGCTGATCTCGCTCTTCCTGTTCATTACCGCGCCGATCTCGGCGAACATGATCGCCAAGGTCCACCTCCACCGCGTGCGGATCGGCGCGATCGAGGAACCCGACAGCGTCGCAGGCCTCCCTCCGCGGCCAGCTGACGAGGGCGATTGGGCTACCTTCGAGGCACCGAAGCGGGATACGCCGGCGTCGACCGCCAACACCTGA
- a CDS encoding Na+/H+ antiporter subunit C, whose translation MSLEFLVASAIAVLTAGGVYLSLRGRTFQVVLGMTMLSYAVNLFLFAIGRLVVDRPPLFAKGVTDHADPLPQALVLTAIVITFGMTALVVILSLRSFLESGSDQVDGIADPSDDTADETGAPPSGAVPSGPTAQREARQ comes from the coding sequence ATGAGCCTGGAATTTCTCGTCGCCAGCGCGATCGCTGTGCTGACCGCGGGCGGAGTCTACCTGTCGCTTCGCGGCCGCACCTTCCAGGTCGTGCTCGGGATGACGATGCTGTCCTATGCGGTGAACCTGTTCCTGTTCGCGATCGGCCGACTGGTAGTTGATCGTCCCCCGCTGTTCGCCAAGGGCGTGACCGACCATGCCGATCCTCTGCCGCAGGCGCTGGTGCTGACCGCGATCGTCATCACCTTCGGCATGACCGCGCTCGTCGTCATTCTTTCGCTGCGCAGCTTCCTGGAAAGTGGATCGGACCAGGTAGACGGCATCGCCGACCCGTCCGATGACACGGCTGACGAAACGGGCGCACCCCCATCCGGAGCCGTTCCTTCCGGGCCCACCGCGCAAAGGGAGGCCCGACAGTGA
- a CDS encoding monovalent cation/H+ antiporter subunit D → MTALDHLVIAPVVIPSVVAPLALLAMRRRRHVGVAISMAGCVAMLVAALWLFGIAQDDAIRAYPLGNWPAPFGIVLVLDRLSAMMLVLAAVLALVVMIHAVVTAVDRKGWHFHPMFHFQLLGLNGAFLTGDLFNLFVFFEVLLIASYGLMLHGQGSARLKAGVAYVIVNIVGSALFLIALGLLYGLTGTLNMADLARRVAALGSQDQGLVRLAGLLLLTVFALKAAVVPLHLWLPRTYAATAPVVAALFAIMTKVGVYAMIRTVPLIFGDAAGAAAWVPAPWLLPAAVLTAIVGFAGVLAARAMREQAAFAILGSTGTLLLAVSCWTQATTAASLFYLAHATLAGAALFLVADATLRRRGQYGDATVPSPRFAGQEALGLLFMAATIAAVGLPPLSGFVGKLFILQTTFATPAWVVVWATILGTTLVGIIGFARSGSTLFWKTAAADADAIACTERSRPELAMPAALIALLGLLTLGGGWATAQAQATAAQIFAPQRYIEAVLGEVAR, encoded by the coding sequence GTGACCGCGCTCGATCATCTGGTCATCGCGCCGGTCGTGATCCCCTCCGTCGTCGCGCCGCTCGCGCTGCTGGCGATGCGACGGCGTCGGCACGTCGGCGTGGCGATTTCGATGGCGGGATGCGTCGCGATGCTCGTCGCCGCGCTTTGGCTGTTCGGGATCGCGCAGGACGATGCGATCCGCGCCTATCCGCTCGGCAATTGGCCGGCGCCGTTCGGTATCGTGCTGGTGCTCGATCGGCTGTCGGCGATGATGCTGGTGCTGGCGGCGGTCCTTGCACTGGTCGTGATGATTCATGCGGTCGTGACTGCGGTCGACCGCAAGGGCTGGCATTTTCATCCGATGTTTCATTTCCAGCTGCTAGGTCTGAACGGTGCGTTCCTGACGGGCGACCTGTTCAACTTGTTCGTCTTCTTCGAAGTGTTGCTGATCGCCTCCTACGGGCTGATGCTTCACGGCCAGGGGTCCGCGCGGCTGAAGGCCGGGGTCGCGTACGTCATCGTCAACATCGTCGGGTCGGCACTGTTCCTGATCGCGCTGGGGCTGCTCTACGGGCTGACGGGCACGCTCAACATGGCCGATCTGGCGCGCCGGGTCGCCGCGCTCGGATCGCAGGACCAGGGCCTGGTCCGGCTCGCAGGCCTGTTGCTGCTCACCGTCTTCGCGCTCAAGGCCGCGGTGGTGCCACTCCATCTGTGGTTGCCGCGCACCTATGCGGCGACCGCGCCAGTGGTCGCGGCGCTGTTCGCGATCATGACGAAGGTCGGCGTCTATGCGATGATCCGCACCGTGCCGCTGATCTTCGGCGATGCCGCCGGGGCCGCGGCGTGGGTGCCGGCACCCTGGCTGCTGCCGGCTGCGGTGCTGACGGCGATCGTCGGCTTTGCCGGCGTGCTCGCGGCACGCGCGATGCGCGAGCAGGCGGCGTTCGCCATTCTCGGATCGACCGGCACGCTGTTGCTGGCGGTCTCGTGCTGGACGCAGGCGACGACCGCGGCGTCGCTCTTTTATTTGGCCCATGCCACGCTCGCGGGGGCGGCACTCTTCCTCGTCGCCGACGCAACGCTGCGCCGGCGCGGCCAATACGGCGACGCGACCGTGCCGAGCCCGCGCTTTGCCGGGCAAGAAGCGTTGGGACTGTTGTTCATGGCCGCGACGATCGCTGCCGTCGGACTGCCGCCGTTGTCGGGCTTTGTCGGGAAGCTCTTCATCCTGCAGACGACGTTTGCTACCCCTGCGTGGGTGGTGGTCTGGGCGACGATCCTCGGTACCACGCTGGTTGGCATTATCGGCTTCGCGCGCAGCGGCAGCACGCTTTTCTGGAAGACCGCGGCGGCAGACGCGGATGCGATTGCCTGTACGGAACGGTCGCGCCCGGAACTGGCGATGCCCGCAGCGCTGATCGCATTGCTTGGCCTGCTCACCCTGGGCGGAGGTTGGGCAACGGCGCAGGCGCAGGCGACCGCGGCGCAGATCTTCGCGCCACAGCGTTATATCGAAGCCGTATTGGGGGAGGTGGCCCGATGA